The stretch of DNA CCTACGACACTCGTTGTCGGTACCGCCAACGGGCGAGGCGGATCTTGTGGGCGGAGCGGTAGGACTCGAGCAGCGCTTCCTGCTCAGCCAGATCCCCGTCCGGCGCGACCGCCCTGCCGGCGGCGACCTGCTCCTCAGCTTGCAGATGCTCCTGGACGGCTGACGTCGGAGGCGTGCTCCATTTGCACATCGTTGTCGGAGGCGTCCTTCAGCTGCCTGCTGGCCTACCAGTCGGCAGCAATGGCGGCCATGGCCTTCTTCTGCTACGACGCCAGCCGTCCCAGAGAGATTTGATGGCGGAGGGGTCCATGGGGGGAGTGGCGCGGAGAGGGATGACTGTGGCTATGGCCGGGCACCGGGGTAGCGGTTTATATAGCACCGGTGCGCGGTAGAGGGACGAATGGGTGACGTCAAGGACACGCCTCGACAACCGTGTGCCATTAATGCGGACGGCAGACGGACGGACGGGCAGCCGTCGTGTTGTTTGAACGCGCGACAATCGCCTACACCGAGAAGTGGCGCGGGCGGTGCTCCCTCGGCCGGCGTGCCGCTTCAATGCCGCTCCAGTGAGCAGTCGTGTCTGCTCTGGCTGGGAATGCATGTGGGCGCTGACACTCTGGAGCAGCGTTGACCGAAAAACGCGCGGGAGGGGGCTTTGGTGGGTCAGGGCGGTCAGAAGCAGGCTTGGGATTGGTCCGGACCTCCGTCAGTTTTGTCTTCGGTTTGCGGGAGAAATCGCGTCCGGACTGCGCCACGGACTGATACATGACTGCACTATCTGGACGGTTGTGGGAGGTTTGCGGGtcggcgttggagatgccctaatgtTAGAGTGTTTCGACCACAAATAGCTAATGTGACCTTCTATACGCCTGCGAACACGTCCGCGAACAGTGCTGGGGTGGTCCCATTTGGCCCTGTCCACAACCACACTTCCAAATCTTGATATCCATGCAAATCCATGCACGGCGATCACACAACGCAAattcatcatatatttaacaatAAAAACATAGTGTAGCCTGAATAAATTCAGTACATGCTAAAATAAAATTTAATAGTTCATACATAGGTAGGTAGATAGGTGATACATGAATGGATCAACGACTTCAGTTGTCACGGGCATTGATACTCTTCTTAATGCGGAGCAACCACTTGTTCCCTTCCTCATCCAAGAGGTTGATGTCTTGCAACATGATTCTCGACTCCTCCGTCTCTCTCGCAAGCCGCAACTTCTCTTTCTCGAGCTCAATACTATGCATTATCACTATTTGCTGAAGTTCCCACTTTGCAACCTTCTCTTGCCTTTCCATTTTTTCTTTGTTCTTCTCCAACATCAACCTCTCTCGGTTGAACTTCATCTTCTCCCTTTACACATCAATGAACATCTTGTACCTTTCCTTCTTCACCTCTTTAGCATAAAAACTGCCGGTCCAAGTGAAGGATATTTTGCTTGCCGCGCCTTCACGCACCACCCTCTCTTTCTCCCACTTGTTCCCCATCACTTGCCAGTTTCATGTTGGCACGGTTGATTGCAAGTCCGccgcatcattttcttcttctccttcctcatcCAATCCAATTGATTGAGCCGAGCTTGACCCATTGtttttcttcatcttcttcttgcCCTTTTCAATCTCTTTGAGCATGGTTTGCCACTTGGGTTTCCCATTCAACTTCAACCAACAATGAGAAAAAATGAATTCTTCTCTGTTTGATGGTACAAAGCCGCCGCTAAAGTTGCATGGGTTTGAACTCCGATGCCGCTTTGGTTCCATCCTACAACTTGTTTGAGATAACCAACAAATTTGTTAACGGCCTCTTGAATTGTTAAGTTGCTAACGGCCTACAACTTGTTTGAGATAACCAACAAATTTGCTAACCAGATGTCCGATGGTATGTGCAATAAAAGAATCTGTGAATGCAATTGGAAAGAGGAAAAAAATTATACCGGGTCTTGGTCGGGCATTCCGTCGAATACCAAGCCGACATTGCCCGATGCATTTGGAGCACCACTGAGTGGGCCATCATGTCCACGTCAGGGACGGCTTGTGAAAAGCTCAAATCCAGGATATCAGCCCCCTGGGAGGGAAAACGGAGTCGAGCTCCAGCGACAAGTTGTTTGTCTCCACGACCACGACCGAGGGATTGGCCTGTGTCACGTCCATGTCCTCAGCAGCGGTCAACAAGGCCGCATCTGCAGCTGCCTTCTCCGCCGCCTCATGCTCGCGCTGCCTCCGGTGGTGCTCCTTCCGGGCAAGGTTCTCTGCCTTGCAAGGATCTGCCACCAAGCCAGGGAGCCTGACTGATTCCGCCGAGGCATCATCCGTGGCCATGGTGACAGACAGGATCGTTGTAATGACATCAGCGAAGGTGGACGAAATGGAGGAGGGAGGCAGGACGAGCTCATCCGATACGGGGTACTAGTCACTTTTCAGAGGAATTGTGATGGGTCCGGCTTGACAAAGCTTACGTGGCGGGCGGGCGGGCTCGGGCTCATCCGGGCGTCTCCATCTCCGCCCCAGATTTGGGCGGGGTATGAGGAGTGCCGGTGAGTCCGGGCGTTTGGGCCGAAAATTGTCGCCCGGTTGGGTGGTGTGTTCTTTTGTCATGGGATTGATCGGACAGCCCGCTTGGGTGTTTGGGGTGGGTATGGGGGGTCCAGCTGTAGATGCCCTCTGATAGGATCCATCCAAACGCCCCACCCCTTCCTCTTCCATGGGAGATAAGAGCATCTCTAGCTGATCCCTTAAAGGCCCGACGAACTACGCTTTTCCGGCCGATTTACGGGAAAAATCCGGCTCGAGCAGATAACGCAAAACGGCCCGGACCATAAAAATTTTACGGGAGGCCCGTAAACCGCCCGAGCATCCAGTATATAGGCCGGCACCCGGCCGATTTAGGGTATCCCTCCCCTTTCTCCCTTTTCCATCTCCGCCGCAAATCCTCCCCCTCCGACGAGAAATCGCCCCCCCCTCTGACAGTGTTTTGCCGTGATTTGCTCGAGTGGATCTTCGCAACGATGGCGACGGCGGGTGCGGGGCGTGGCGGTGGCAGGGGTTTCGGCGACCGCATGGGCTTCGGGTGccgcggtggaggcggcggcgtcgTCACCTGCAAGCGCAGGAATGACAATGAGGCAGGCGGCTCCAGCCTCCGCCCTGTCGTGTCGGACAGGCGGAGGAAGGCGGCGCGCAAGCGCGGTGCCAAGTCCCGCAACGACGACGCTCCGGCTTGGGCCAGCTTTCGTCGCCTCGATGGCATCTTCGATCCGGCGCTGGAGCGTCGTAGGGAGGTGGAGGTCGCGTGGTTCAACACGAAGGAGGCTACCGTAGACGGAGATGTAGATGCGGCCGCGCGTGTGCCGGCGCTCCTGGAGGAGTTCTAGGTGCACGCGACCATCTGCTCCACGCTAATCTACAACACTCACACTGCAACGAGCCTCCACCCCATCACGATAGCAACATAGATCTTTAAGCTATGTGTTTTAAAATTTTAATTATGTTTAATTATGGTTTGtactaccccccccccccttccccccATGCTATGCGTGTGAACTCCCGTATGTTATGTTGGTTTGGTGAACTCCAGCGACCTGTTTTTAGCGCGAAGTACTTTGTTTAAATTTGTGTCCTATGCGGGATCTATTCTTGCAGTGCGCCCGGCGTCTTGAAAAGCGTTTACTGTAATAATCATTTATGGGATACCGTAAATGATTTTTTCAGGATGACGACTTGTGGGATCTGCTAGAGATGATCTTATCAGATACACCGCAATATTTGGTATTGTCGATGCACCTGATTTAGTTTAGCTAATTTATAAATGTTCAAAATACGCTAAAAATTACCAGGCGCCAAGCCTGGTAAGTTATGCAAAAAAAAAACTGCATAGAAAATACGCTAAAATTTAACACATTCACACAATATGAATCTATGTTGTCACAAAAAAAAATCAGATGAAAAATGAAACATAGTTTGAGATACTCGGATCGAGCAAACTAGTACTAGCGGGGATTGGGTTATTGTGCACCACAAGCATCAGTGCAGTATATACACCCCCTGAGAAATTTGGGTGGTGCGCCACAAGCATCAGAGTAAACATGGTAAATAAGCTTGTAGTATTGTTCAAGAAGCAATTACTTTGGCCAAGTGGAATAGTATAGCGCAAATGATTGTCACAAGAGGTGCCCATGGCAGCCCCAACCGCTCATTGTCATTTGATCATCATGAATTCATTCATGAGCCAGGGTCCCAGATCATTGCAAACCCCATCAATTTCTCTATCCACCGACAGGATTTGTCGCGTACTATACCTCGGGTACCTTTAGGCTATTGAGGCAGCAAATGCAATTGGCTACAACGTTCATCGCAGTGCGTGTGAACGCCCTTGACGACACCGTTCgtcaagtcaagtcaagatttacaTCAGTGCGTGGCCCGTGAGGGCGTCAGGCCATCTTGAAACCCGTTCAGCTCGTGCACTGAACCCCCAACAACAACAATTATAGAGGCGCGCCCTATTCCTTTGAACCAATTCAACACTCGTACATCCTCCTCTGGCCCTCCCGGACGAGAAGAATGTGTGCGTCCTCGCCACCAAATCAAAAATAGAACGGATGACAAACAGAGCACGATACAAACAAAAATATCAAGGGTGTGCCTAAATTTCAGTCGACTGAAACTTAACTAAGTCTAAGTTAAGTTATATAGTATgtaagaagaaaaaaacaaaaaaaaattgttTTACACGAATCTTCATGCAAAATCAAAAGAAGATACCATGGACTGAGACATAACAAAGTCTCAATCGACTGAGACTTAGCAAAACTGAAATATCAAAGCACCCCTCACGTGACGAGAAATGTTTCCAAGCATATGCATGCTGCTCCAATCATGTACTGCCaaagagaaaagaaaaagaaaatgaacCAGACAATCATGGTGGGCCATGGAACGGGATTAATTACTACTAGTAGAGTGTATACTACTGTTCCGGGCTCCTACTACGCATTGGAGATGGGGCGGCGTGTTTGCTTGTCGGAAAGTGTCGAGAGCTCCTACTACGCATTGGAGATTAGACCAAGGTTCAAATAGTGGGCGCGCACTTTTAAGTATTTGGGTTAAATTTCCTCAGAAAAAAGTATTAGGGTTAAAACAGTGGGCGGCGAGAGAGCACGTGCACAAGCGTGAATGACGACACTGTTCGATAATTAAATTAGTGCGTGGCGCAAGAAAGCACCCCATGCAGTGCGTCCTCGCCATTTCCCAGCTTAGCATATCGCTCCTCCGGCGAGAGCGAGACCAGTTCGACCAGAAACCACCCGCCGGCGGGCGGAAGGAGAGGAAGGAGCCATGGCCGAGCTCGCGACGGGCGCCGTGAGCTCGCTGCTGGTCGTCATCCGCAGTGAGGCGCTGCTGCTGCGCGGCGTCCGGGACGACGTGCAGTTCATCAAGGAGGAGATGGAAAGCATGAAGAGCTTCCTGGCGCACCTGTCCAGGTGGGCGCCCCCCGGCGGCGAGCACGACGAGCAGGTGCGCACCTGGATGAACCAGGTGCGGCTGCTCGCCCAGGACTGCAACAACTCTATCGGCCTCTACCTCTACAGGGGGAACCCTGACATCCATCGCGCCAGAGGAGGGCTCCGAGGCTACCTCTGGTGGGCGACCTGGTTCTTCCACAAGTTGGCCGCACAGCACCGCGCGGCCGAGGAGCTGCGCTTGCTCAAGGAGCGGGCGCGTGACGTCGGCGAGCGGCGGTTGAGGTATGGCGTTGAGGTCCCGGACAAGTCAGGGAAGGGGCAATTGGCTCCGATGGCATCGTCATCGTCGTGGGCTGCTGCGGCAGGTGGCTATGCTACTGCTGGGGCCGAGGACGACGAAGAAGATGACGGTGACGGCCAGCTCGTGGGGCCACTGGCGACAGGCGGATCTTCTGGTCCAAGAGCCTTCACCGAGCCACGTACTCTGGACGATTACGTCATCGCAAAGCTATGGGAGTGGTTCAATGGAATTCCTTATACCGCCGGCGAATGTTTGTCCACGGTCGTTGTGGCAACCTACACATATCAGGACCTCCTCGCTCTTGTAGAAAAAATGTGGCTTTTCAGTCAAAACCCAAAGGGCGGCTACGATCGCATTGTCGTGGTTGACATACCGGCCGTGCACCCCAATTTTATGCCGCTACGGCCCAAGGAGGTTCTCTTCTACATTCTGCGGGAGCTCAAGCTTGCCAAATCCAACCCCAAGGAGCAAGACACAGAAGGCCAGGTGAATCTTGAATCTTGGGAAGTTTACCTGAGAAGATGGCAAATTTACCATGAAAAGAAGAGTGCTCTTCTTGATATCAAGGAGATTATTGAAGAGATGAAGATTGATGAAAAGCTTGACAAAATCAAAAGTGGTATTCATGGTCAACTAGCAAAGGGCGACGGACAACCAAAGGGTGACAAGCTGCTGGGTAATTCTGACCAGTTGGACCTGGACGAACTACTTCAGCTGGTGCTCCAGACAGCGTCTCAACAAGATCAAAACGGGAAGGACAAAGCCATGCATATATTACCAGCGTGGAACAAAACGAACATCATCGTCAAGAAGCTTAAGGAGCATATGGAAGCAAAGGAAAAGGACAAGAAGCTTGAAGAGGAAGAAGTTGCCAAGCATATGGgggtggaagaaggagaagaagctGCGGCGAAGCATATGaaagaggaaggaggaggagaagtaACACGCAAACATatggaggaggggggaggagaAGTAGCCATACATTGGGAGGAGGATACGAAGGATGGGGGGCGAAAAGTAACCACAGataaggaggaggaggaggaggaggaggaaaaggaagaagaagaagatgatgatgatgatgatgatgatgatgatgatgacgacgacgacgatgaagaaggagaagaagatgacgacgatgatgaagaagaaggagaagaagatgacgacgatgatgaagaaGGAGAAGAGACGACATGGATTCAGCTCCACAAGGCACAATATGCACACATCTTGCAGAAGTTGTTCCCCAagagcagtagcagcagcaagCCCGTGCAGTCTCAAGACAGATCCTTGGACAAGCAAGCTACAAAGACAACAACGTCTACACTAGGTGAGGATCAAATAAAAATACTCATCCACAAAGCAAAGGAAGATATCTTACGGGAGCTGCAGCAAGGCAAACATGACAAGAGTGAAGGGATAGGTGAACCTGCAGCTACGGATCAAAACACAGAAAGTGTTTCTGACAAAATATTTGCCGGTTTCGTGAACCAGATGATGGAAAAAATGAAGCACGAGTTTAGAGAGCAGTTCAAGATCAAAGGGCTCGTGAACAAGATTAAAAATAACTTGAATCCTCATCCGTTCTGGGATAAGTGTGAATGCCCCCTGGTTATCCTTAAAGTTGATGAGCTGATGGATGTTTCCACATGTGAGGATATCAGAAATGCTTTGAGCCTGCTAAACTGCAGCGCCGATTTGATGATTGTCACCGCTGCAAAGGACATCCAGCTGGCTAAAGAATATTGCTATCCACGGCTGGAACCTATAGACTATTCTCTTGCTGGCCTCTACCATGATACAGTGCTCGAGCTTACCAGTCAGCAGAAGAATGAAGACAGCTATAATCCCCAAATTGTTCATGATATCTTGTGCGAGTGTGAGCCACATGAATTCTGCATGAAGGTCTTCACTCATGCTTTGTATGCAAACCCCAAGAGGAGCGATGAGGAGCTACTCAAGCTGCACGGCACCCTTAAAGATTTGCCAACAAAATCATTCAACAACATCGCTAAGGTGATGTTCAAGTTCTCTTACAATGATCTGCCTAAAGAATACAAGTCCTGCTTGCTGTACCTAGCTATCTTTTCTCCCGGACAAAAGATCAGGCGGTCAACCTTGATTGCACGCTGGGTTGCAGAAGGGCTGACATCCAAGGAAGATTGGCCCAGTTCTGTGCGACGGGCCAACCAATGTTTTGACAAACTCGTTGGCCGGTGCCTTGTTCATCCTGCTGATATTGGTACCACAGGAAATGTAAAGAGCTGCATCGTTGGTGATCCGGTCCATGGATTCATTACTGCCATCGCCAGAAAACAACACATTGTGGAGACACGACTGTCACATCACTTGGCTCGCCACTTCTCCATTTTCAACGATCTCCAACTCCGCAGCTCTGATAGAATTGATCAATTCTTCAAGGGGCTCTCTAAATCATCTCAAGTATCCCTGCTCAAGGTGCTAGATCTAGAAGGTTGTATGTGCTTTCTTAAGAAGAAACAGCGGTACCTCAAGGAAATCTGCAGCAAGATGTTACTGCTCAAGTATCTGAGCCTAAGGAGAACAGATATTACCGAGCTACCCAGTGAAATCAACAACCTCCGTGAGCTAGAGGTACTGGATATCCGAGAGACTAAGGTGCCTCCACATGCAACAGCACATATCCTGCTACTGAAGCTGAAGCGTATGCTTGCTGGTCACATTGATGCAAGCAATTTTGAATTTAATCCCTGGATTCCTCATAGGATCGACAAAATGGTAAACATGGAGGTACTATCCAATGTCAAGGCCAAGCAGAGTCATGATTTAAAAGATATTGGAAGGCTATGGCAACTGAGGAAGCTAGGTGTGGTTATCGATGATAAGGATAGTCACCTCAAGAATTTGCTCAAGGCAATCAGTGACCTACATGAGTGTCTCTGttctctgtcaatcactattccCGTAGTCGCACCACATGAGGCAGAGTTACCAGAAGTCAATGTACCTTACCTAAAAAAACATCCCAAGATTCTTGAGTCTCTAAGCATCAAGGGAACCACACAGAAGGGGCGTCTCCTTCCATTGTTCATAAAAGGTGATAACAACAAACTTGCCAAGATAACTCTATGTCACACTCTGCTGAGCCAAGATGATCTGGAAGTCCTCGCCAAACTGCCAAAGTTACGGTGTGTCAGGCTCCAACACATTGTATGCATCGAGCACACGCTGAACTTCAAGGAAGGTGAATTCAGATGCCTCAAGTACCTTCTTATTGAGGACTTGGACTTGACTAATATCACTTTTGAGGATGAGGCAGCCAGTGAGCTCGAGAAGATGGTTTTGTCTATCAGCAGCAAATGCTCTATTTCTGGAGTTGACTATCTTCTTAAGCTGAAAGAGCTTGAGTTGAACAGCAGCTTCTGTGGCAGTTTGCTTGACGATGCCAAACAGATAGCCAAGCTAACTCTTTGTGGTACATTGCTAGAGCTGGATGCTCTACAAACACTCACCAAGAAACCAAATATACGCACTCTGGTGCTCCTGGACAAGTCTTTTGGTGGAAGTCAGAACGAGATTACATTGAAAAAAGATGAGTTCTTATGGCTCAACCTCCTTGTTGTCGACTGCTCGGCCATCACCAAGATTGTCTTCAACAGCGGGTCTGCTCCTAGGCTCGAGAAAATTGTCTTGTCATCTTCCACATCTCTCTCCAGCATCGACAAACTTCCAAGATTGAAGGAGCTTGAGTTCAACGGTGACAAAGTCCCCAATGAGGTGGGTAAGGCCATTGAAAATCACAAAAACAAGCCTAGTCTTAAACATAATGGACCAGAAACTCGAAATGAAGCAAAAGGAGATGAAGAAGAGGATGACAACGATGCTGCAACATTCTCCTGCTGGAAGAAACAGGTTTGACACCCGAAGGGCCCCTCCGTTCATCCCACGGTATGGTTTGCGTGTGCTAGTGTGGATTGCAATATGTTCTGCTTGTCTGTTAATTTCTTTGTGTTTATATTCCAGCGTGCATTGCAACTGAAGTATTTCCGTTTACTTGCTCTACCTGAGTGCCCTAGTGGCTTTGATTGAGCATAAACGGTTGTATCTATGCTTGGATTTGAATTTGTGTGGCTTTCCTCTGTATCGAACATCATATGAATTCGTGTACGGTTTCATGTAATAAGTACGATGCTTTATCGCACATTTGACTTCTTATTAAAATATACAGTGTGATATCAATATGCTTTGACTGGGTTCTGCAACTCAAAGATGAACTGGTGTGTGTCATGATATACAGATATAGTTACCTGTGATGTAGAGCATCCGTTGCTTCAAACCAGCTAAGTAGCTCTTACAGTAATGGCTGACGATGTACTTGAAGCAGAACCATATGCAGATTAAGAATGTGTGATCCACAATCTGTCTGCGTCTCCTGATTGCCAGGCAAGCATTAGCGAAGAATAGACATTGTTTTCAGCTGTATGTTGGCGTGTATTTAGTTGGTAGCTCGCGTAGTTTCTCCCGTTGTTTGCTGCTGAAGAAGCCGGTATGCTGAGAAGTTCCTCTGCTCGCGTAGAATAGGATGTGTCCATCTACTGCAATTCATTCAGAAAAAAAAAACTTGTGTAACGATTTGCAGCGGTGGAGAGGAGCACTAGCAGTCTATCACCTACCAATCCACTTGAAATGTGCAGACGCATGCAGCGCTCTTCACTTGAAATGTGTAACTGTGTAAGCATAAGACCTGCAGAAATGTGTAACTGTAACGGGAAAAATTCAGCAATAAAATGTAGTAATGTCTGTTTCTCTTATTCCTCTTTGAGATCAGCAGATCAGAAGGAGTTGGAGGAGGCGCAGTGCCCCCACCTTACCTCCAATCCGTGAACGGCGATGAGCAGCAAAAGATGACACTGACGGTTTGTCCTTCCTCCTCGTTGGTGCTGGGCGATCTTTTCGATATCGATCGAGGCTGCGACAAAGGAGGGGGAGGGAGAGCAGCAGGGAGTCGGAGGCGACGGCGAGGGTGCGGCCGCCGGCCCTGGCAGAGGAAGAGAGAGAAGGGGGTTGCGGGGGCGCGGtgggttttttttttttttaccATACGGGGGCGCGGTGGGTTGACGGCGGCGGCGTGGATACGGATGAGACGAGGAAGTGCATTTTCTTTTACTGGAGAAATTTAATTTTGCTACCAAAATAATTCACTCTCTTTTTTGGAATAATTCACTTTTTCTGTTCAGACGTAGACCCTCGTACATACACATATACACTCATCTCTATGCAGGCACACATACCCTACTCTTATGAGTACCTCCAAAAGACTGAACCGACATATTATGGCGAAGTCGCCACATACACGTCTCCTTTTACTAAATGCATATCATCGAAAGACCTAAACTAAATTTATACAAGCACCAATGTCAAGCCTAAAACTTGAATTCTCGTGGACAGGAGATATCATTATCCTTCTAACTATCCAACCACAAATTGATTCGCCCCGAACAACTTTTTTGGCGTGATCCATTATCATAAAGTAATTCACTTATCAGTAAACAACTACGATAATggctaagagcaactccaactagccgacccaaacggatggcgcatttgtccgctttttgtccgtttggATCGGCCGCTCGCCCGGCGTCCACCCAGTTTTGCATTTGGGTCGGCAGTGCGCCCAACGCGCTGACCCATTTCATACCCGCATTCAACTTTTAAATAAAAAGGGCCCGTGGCCGATCATGCCAGCGGCCATGTCTCATGCCGGCACCATGCCAGCGCCGGCATACAATGCCGGCTTCAGAAAATATCACCACGGTTCATGCTGGCGCACTCGCCAGCCGGCCGGCACACATGCCAGCACACAAAAAAGGGTGGGACTTGAGTTCGACCACGTCATCGTGGCTCCCGTGGTCATGCCGGCACACCTGCCGGCATACAAAAAAGATGGCCCTCGCCGCTATAGATCACTCGTCGTCGAACTTGAACATGTCGGCATGCATCTTCTCGACCACGACATCTTCCTTGGTGACACTGTGTTGAGATCCACCTTCATGATCTCCACCCCGGTCATCATGCTCGCAAGAGCCACTTCTTTCGCCTTGCTCTTGGCGTTGGTGGCCTCGATCTCTagcatcttggcttgcttctccgCCTCGAGCTCGAacatcttggcttgcttctcgGCGTCAAGATCAAGCCTCCTCCTTTGGATCTCCATAAAACCATCCATTTGCTCCGCCTTGAAACGTCGGCGCTCCTCCTCCCTTGAGTCCTTATTCAGCATGCCGTCCATGCTTGCGATCAAGGCGTTGGTGGCCGCATCTTGCTTGTCCTCCTTCTTGGAGTTGGTCTTCCCCCGCGGCCGTGCCGGCTCGCCCTCCCCAACATCCTCCACGGCTTTCTTCCCCCCACGTGCCTTTGAGTGCGACATATTGCGTTTTGAACTTCCCTTCGTCCTTGATGACCCGATAGCAATGGGAGAGGTTGAAGCACTTGCCATTGTGTTGAACCTTGAATGCCTCCAAAGCttgaaatgcctacaaaatgtTTCCATGCAAGCATATGGGCAAGTGATAGCAAATGAAGACGTAAAAGGATGGTTTTGATGACACAAAAGAGGGCGGCTTACTTGCTATCATACCATGTCTTGCATGCCGATGCCGCTCACAGGGCGGGCCTTGACGCTCTCAAGGGTGGCGCAAaacttgttgcactcttgttggatCACCCTCCACCGCTTGGAAATGGAGACCCACCCGCACGTGCTCCCAAATTGGTAAGGTGGAAACTTCTTGCGCTCATGAAACTCTCGATGCACACGAGTCCAAAAGGTCGAATGCTTTTGCTCGGCGCCCGTCTTTGGGTCTTGTCCAATGTCTCGCCAACACTCGCAAAGAAGCTTGCCCTCGGCAGTTGTGTACGCCTTCGTGCGCTTGCTCTTGTGCTTCGACTTAGGACCGGCGGCTTGGTTGGCGAGCTCGTCCAAGAAAAAAGGCTCCACTTCGATGTCGCACTCGTCCTCTTCCTCTAGCCCGTAGTCGTCCGGGAACTCGTGGTCGAGGGGGAAGCCGTCCAGGTCGATGCCGACCTGATCACGCATGAATGCCGCCTGACCGGGATCATAGCCAGCGGCCGGCGTGAACGCCCCGCGGCCGTCCTGGCTTTGTGTCTCGTCGGGATCGTAGCCAGCGCCCGGCGCA from Triticum urartu cultivar G1812 chromosome 3, Tu2.1, whole genome shotgun sequence encodes:
- the LOC125545806 gene encoding uncharacterized protein LOC125545806, giving the protein MAELATGAVSSLLVVIRSEALLLRGVRDDVQFIKEEMESMKSFLAHLSRWAPPGGEHDEQVRTWMNQVRLLAQDCNNSIGLYLYRGNPDIHRARGGLRGYLWWATWFFHKLAAQHRAAEELRLLKERARDVGERRLRYGVEVPDKSGKGQLAPMASSSSWAAAAGGYATAGAEDDEEDDGDGQLVGPLATGGSSGPRAFTEPRTLDDYVIAKLWEWFNGIPYTAGECLSTVVVATYTYQDLLALVEKMWLFSQNPKGGYDRIVVVDIPAVHPNFMPLRPKEVLFYILRELKLAKSNPKEQDTEGQVNLESWEVYLRRWQIYHEKKSALLDIKEIIEEMKIDEKLDKIKSGIHGQLAKGDGQPKGDKLLGNSDQLDLDELLQLVLQTASQQDQNGKDKAMHILPAWNKTNIIVKKLKEHMEAKEKDKKLEEEEVAKHMGVEEGEEAAAKHMKEEGGGEVTRKHMEEGGGEVAIHWEEDTKDGGRKVTTDKEEEEEEEEKEEEEDDDDDDDDDDDDDDDDEEGEEDDDDDEEEGEEDDDDDEEGEETTWIQLHKAQYAHILQKLFPKSSSSSKPVQSQDRSLDKQATKTTTSTLGEDQIKILIHKAKEDILRELQQGKHDKSEGIGEPAATDQNTESVSDKIFAGFVNQMMEKMKHEFREQFKIKGLVNKIKNNLNPHPFWDKCECPLVILKVDELMDVSTCEDIRNALSLLNCSADLMIVTAAKDIQLAKEYCYPRLEPIDYSLAGLYHDTVLELTSQQKNEDSYNPQIVHDILCECEPHEFCMKVFTHALYANPKRSDEELLKLHGTLKDLPTKSFNNIAKVMFKFSYNDLPKEYKSCLLYLAIFSPGQKIRRSTLIARWVAEGLTSKEDWPSSVRRANQCFDKLVGRCLVHPADIGTTGNVKSCIVGDPVHGFITAIARKQHIVETRLSHHLARHFSIFNDLQLRSSDRIDQFFKGLSKSSQVSLLKVLDLEGCMCFLKKKQRYLKEICSKMLLLKYLSLRRTDITELPSEINNLRELEVLDIRETKVPPHATAHILLLKLKRMLAGHIDASNFEFNPWIPHRIDKMVNMEVLSNVKAKQSHDLKDIGRLWQLRKLGVVIDDKDSHLKNLLKAISDLHECLCSLSITIPVVAPHEAELPEVNVPYLKKHPKILESLSIKGTTQKGRLLPLFIKGDNNKLAKITLCHTLLSQDDLEVLAKLPKLRCVRLQHIVCIEHTLNFKEGEFRCLKYLLIEDLDLTNITFEDEAASELEKMVLSISSKCSISGVDYLLKLKELELNSSFCGSLLDDAKQIAKLTLCGTLLELDALQTLTKKPNIRTLVLLDKSFGGSQNEITLKKDEFLWLNLLVVDCSAITKIVFNSGSAPRLEKIVLSSSTSLSSIDKLPRLKELEFNGDKVPNEVGKAIENHKNKPSLKHNGPETRNEAKGDEEEDDNDAATFSCWKKQV